A single Rubrivivax gelatinosus IL144 DNA region contains:
- the argE gene encoding acetylornithine deacetylase: MPSHAVPSEEGLTWARRLVRLDTVSERSNLALIETLADHLRTLGVPIRLTHDETGRKANLFATIGAPRPGGIVLSGHTDTVPWDGQDWHDEPLSARVHDGRLWGRGSADMKSFIGLVVARTRAWLEADLPQPLHYAFSYDEEVGCFGVRHLIADLREAGIAPAACIVGEPTEMVPALAHKGVHRWRCCVKGRAAHSSLAPKAVNAVEAAARVVAAVADLGETWRREGPFHDGFDVPHATASVGLIAGGIADNIVAEDCRFHYEFRELPGQDAAAMQARVRAAAAALEPAMQAIAPATGFAFEPICAIPAFSAAADEPAVRLARRLAGHERTTLVAFGTEAGLFQRAGISTVVCGPGSIAQAHQADEYVTLEQLARCEAFLDGLSSSGAPSAAC; encoded by the coding sequence ATGCCCTCCCATGCCGTTCCCTCCGAAGAAGGCCTGACCTGGGCCAGGCGCCTGGTGCGCCTGGACACCGTCAGCGAGCGCTCCAACCTGGCGCTGATCGAGACCCTCGCCGACCATCTGCGCACGCTGGGCGTGCCGATCCGCCTGACGCACGACGAAACCGGCCGCAAGGCCAATCTGTTCGCGACGATCGGCGCGCCGCGCCCGGGCGGCATCGTGCTGTCAGGCCACACCGACACCGTGCCCTGGGACGGCCAGGACTGGCACGACGAACCGCTGTCGGCCCGCGTGCACGACGGCCGCCTCTGGGGCCGCGGCAGCGCCGACATGAAGAGCTTCATCGGCCTCGTCGTCGCGCGCACCCGGGCCTGGCTCGAAGCCGACCTGCCGCAGCCGCTGCACTACGCCTTCAGCTACGACGAGGAGGTCGGCTGTTTCGGCGTGCGCCACCTGATCGCCGACCTGCGTGAAGCCGGCATCGCGCCGGCCGCCTGCATCGTCGGCGAGCCGACCGAGATGGTGCCGGCGCTGGCGCACAAAGGCGTGCACCGCTGGCGCTGCTGCGTGAAAGGCCGCGCCGCGCATTCGTCGCTGGCGCCGAAGGCGGTCAACGCGGTGGAAGCCGCGGCGCGCGTCGTCGCCGCGGTCGCCGATCTCGGCGAGACCTGGCGGCGCGAAGGCCCGTTCCACGACGGTTTCGACGTGCCGCACGCCACGGCCTCGGTCGGCCTGATCGCCGGCGGCATCGCCGACAACATCGTCGCCGAGGACTGCCGCTTCCATTACGAGTTCCGCGAGCTGCCCGGCCAGGACGCCGCGGCGATGCAGGCCCGGGTGCGCGCCGCGGCCGCGGCGCTGGAGCCGGCGATGCAGGCCATCGCCCCGGCGACCGGCTTCGCCTTCGAGCCGATCTGCGCCATCCCGGCCTTCAGCGCAGCCGCCGACGAACCCGCGGTGCGGCTGGCGCGCCGCCTGGCCGGCCACGAGCGCACGACGCTGGTCGCCTTCGGCACCGAAGCCGGCCTCTTCCAGCGCGCCGGGATCTCGACCGTGGTCTGCGGCCCGGGCTCGATCGCCCAGGCGCACCAGGCCGACGAGTACGTGACGCTGGAGCAGCTGGCGCGCTGCGAGGCCTTCCTCGACGGCCTCAGTTCGTCGGGTGCCCCATCGGCGGCTTGTTGA